One Coffea eugenioides isolate CCC68of chromosome 2, Ceug_1.0, whole genome shotgun sequence genomic window, gagaggccttctacattgttgtacccctgtcttttagcttcgagatggtgggtcttacgccctcatccgataagcgtagcgcattttgtgccattaccgcatacggaggccaaacctgtttttgttgattgatcaaatgagttatattttctgattttctggtttgctattatgcttatatatgtatatgaaaccctattggggttgtgattggcatggctttatgattcattatcgagtctcattgtacttgtttgcatgtttaaggcttactcttattccggtcatttcctagctaacttttgtacttgtattgctttgagcctagtgaacggcttttgggaaatgagatgacttttgtgtgaaatgttgggactgatttgaggaaataatgaagccttaatggctggaaaagtaagaattttagggacggtgctgcccgattttctaggccgtttggttcctttaagtagatttgccttttgatggaaatgaaaggcttttgggttgttgaccctaggtcttcatgttatctttttgttccaagaaaatcatgttttccaccctcgcactagtatttatttggcaaggcgtacgacgtgtagtcgagcctcacttgtgcattccgtttactcaattttggatgtgaaaccttcaattggtttattttgattattttaggatttttggcgattaaggccaatctgaagtgaaaacttttgaagttgaaccggtgagtgtaccattcccctccattgctgtttaacttgatttctgctctgcaatctgtttatttgttcgagacgagggtgtactttatcacactcgttctctagtctgttcatatgccaatttactatgcaaaatctgaatctgttatctgtgtctgcatctgttcggatttctatgacctatgagctcaatcctgtggctaagttattcgagtcgggccggcaagggcctggacgattagataacgaaccacggtagtctgttcggggattttgggtattgagacccttgattccgggtatactcgagtattaccattttgttcgtttgaggtgagcgggcccggtaaaggggtgtttggtggacggaattcggtgataagaggggtctacggacgcattggttctatatacgttgacggagagtcaaccggtttggatcaagtattgcgctggaaatttggctcctgagagccacccgtatccttctgatttgaatcattggttcctttgctttacatctgacatgtgtatctgatttgttaaatgtgaaatgtcatgattttaatgctatctgtttggtacctcattgagcgcaagctcacccctttccgttcctgttgttttccttacaggaaaataaacccttttggtctggatttgacaaatggctgccaaattgagcgagttaaacatatcttttgtatagctcatgtattaaaaccctaagtgtacttttggggcgttttctcttttgatttggcaaaccgtgtgtatatattaacttttgaaaatttttgtatgtcattttgatttgtaaacgctaaagttcagatgtgaatgtttgttggctatttcggttgggttctgacgggtcggtcactattcatggccgacttcggatttctttttttaattttgggttattttaccattttgactcgtttacgctcgttcgtaagttccggatcgctatagatagttctagtctgcatcatgagtcctggcgagagctgggcaggcagtccgctcacccctttggttcgccttaggggaaagtggggctgttacaacaTGAGTCAAAATTGTAATCATACATTGAAttctacaataaaattttaatgcatCAAGTTGTAGTTGAACTTACTCTATGTAAGGTGTGACAGCatcacaattaaataaaatatactgATGTGCTTTACTCATGATATGAGCATCAAAGACTGTTGGCTTGCCCCTCTCCAAAGGATGTCCTGATTCAGAGAATATatctaaaccatcttcaatttccttatgtacttcttcatttctgcttgGACGATTGAATTTTGTCTCAACATAGTCCGCAAGATACAATGAGCAAAAGTTAATGCATTCTTCTGCCAAGTAGCCTTGAGCAATCGAACCTTCAGGCCTACTTTTATTTCGAACATAAGATTTTAATGTTCCTAAGTACCTAAAGTATCATCATTCCAACCTCTCTAATTAGTTCCACAAatcaaagaaagcaaaaaaggaATAAACATTTAAGGCATAATGAGTATTACAAGCAGTACCTCTCTATACGATACATCCAACGATAATACACCGGCCCACCTAATTTCACTTTAGTTGCCAAATGAACAACTAAATGCACCATGACATCGAAGAAGGTTGGTGGGAAGCATTTCTCAAGATCGCAGAGTATGACGGCAATTTCACTTTCCAAACGAACCACATCTTGAGGACaaataactttagaacaaaGCTGCCTGAAGTATCTACTCAATCGAATCAAAGGATAGCGCACTGATTTTGGCAAAGTCTTTCTCAAAGCTATAGGCATCAATTGCTGCATTAGGATATGATTATCATGACTTTTAAGCCCTGAAATTCTTGGTGGTTTTACTCGAACGCATCTTGAGACATTAGCTGCATAACCATCTGGAACTTTCACTTTTTTTAGCACATTGCAAAACatagttttctgttttttatcCATTGCAAAGGAAGATGGAGGTAAGTACACCTTTCCAGGTTCTGTCTCAATGGGATGCAGCTCTTTTCTTATTCCCATTTCTCTCAAATCACGGCGGGAATTATAATGGTCCTTTGCTTTATCCTCAATATCCAGCAATGTCCCCCAAATATTTTCACAAACATTCTTCTCAATGTGCATGAAGTCAAGATTGTGTCTTAAGACATTATCTTTCCAATATGGCAAGTCAAAGAAAATACTCCTCTTTTTCCAATTGAAAGGCAGCTTCGGATTACCTTTCACaagttttccaaatttaatttgcaAGTCTCCCAATTCACTCACAATCATATCCCCGGTTTGCAATGGTGGTCGCTTTCCATGTTCTTCGGTGCCATCAAAGAATTGGGCTTGCTTTCTAAATTTATGCTTACTATCTAAGAATCTCCGATGACCATATAGCAATATTTGAAACTATGAGTCAACCGTCGTGCATGAGTGAACTTGTGACAAACAGGACAAGCATATTCACCTTTAGTGCTCCAGCCAGATAACATTGCATATCCAGGGAAATCACTAATGGTCCACAACAGAGCTGcatgcaattgaaaattttctttttgggatgCATCATAAGTTTGAATGCCAAAATCCCACAATTCGGTCAATTCTTTAACTAGAGGCTGTAGATAAACATCAATATTATTCCCAGGAGAGGATGGTCCGGGTATTAACAAGGACAACATGAAGTACGGTTGCTTCATACACATCCACGGAGGTAAGTTATATGGTATTAAAACTACAGGCCAAGTACTGTGTGTAGAACTCATGTTGTTGAATGGATTAAACCCGTCAGATGCCAACCCCAATCTAACATTTCGACAATCCTTAGCAAATTCTGGATGTAGATGGTCAAAAGTTTGCCAAGCTGGAGAATCAGCTGGATGTCTCATACAACCATCTTTTGTACGTTTTTCCTCATGCCATCTCatttgagatgcaattttagaagacataaatagTCTTTGTAATCTAGGTTTTAAGGGAAAATGCCACAACactttttgaggaattttccttttttccccaGTTGGATCATTTTCTGAAGCAACCCACCTAAGCTCGTTACATGTTTCGCATGAAGTCCTTTTCTCAGCACTACCCCAATAAAGAGAACAATCATTAGGACATGCATCGATCTTTTCATAACCCAACCCCAATGTATTCATCAATTTCTCAGCCTCATAGTAAGAAGACGGCAAATTAGTCATGGCCTCTGGAAATGCTTCTCTCAACAGCTCAACAAGCATATTAAAAATCTTGTTACTCATCTTACCCAGGCATTTTAGGTGAAGCAAACGAATAATGAAAGACAATTTCGAGAAATTTTTGCAACCCCTGTACAAATCCTGTTGAGAATCATCAatcaatttgtaaaatttttcagCCTCTGAAACAGGAATGTCCCCTTCTCTATTCAATTCATTTGTTCCATGTGGTATCTCAAATACATCATGGACCAAGTCTTGCATGTCATTAGTCCCATTTGAAACCCCAGTTGATGTATTTTCAGAATTAGATGTGGCTTCATTGTAGTTTGAAAGTTCTCTATGTGCTATCCAATTATTATAACCCTTGATAAATCCTACCACTTTCAAATGATCATATGCTTCCATTTTTGTCACACAAACACCCATGTCGCAATCTTTGCAAGGACACAAAATCTTTCCGTCACAACTTGATCTAGAAAATGCAAAGTTTAGAAACATTTGAAGTCCTGTCTCGTACTTTTCACTTGTTCTTGGAAAATCCATCCATCTTTTATCCATActtttaatataaataaatgtccTCCAACGAGCTTCCAATAGCCTACTTTTTAAACTCAAGTCGTGGCTTACAAGTCCCTAATTTCAAGTTCAAGAATTTACAGTCTACTAAATCAAGCAGCCAGCAAATAAAGGAAATcaacaaaatgcaaaatttctcAACAATCTATAGAAACAGAATTTGCAAGTAAGCGGATAGAAATTTTATTTACCTAATAACAGAAAAAAAACCCTTCGTACCAACTCCTGCGCTCACGTCTTCGCAAAATTCCTAAGTTCAATCTGAAATGTCAATGGTTAAACAAAAACATGAGCATGAAAACTAAAGATGaaattcaagaattttactAAATTTCCATCAAAGTATACATACATCTTTGGTGTGTAGTGATTAATTTTATAAGTCATCTCTTAGAAAGGCATGCAATTGACGGCATAGGTAATTGGAAAAAAGAATGACAGAAAAGTCCCCTAGCTTCTAATCATgcctatgaagatccttatgaACATGTCAAAAAACTTTGACCCAACTGCATGAATGTCTCTGTCTTATTAATCTAAAAGTCCCTTTTTTGGGCTCAAAATTTGCACTATAATAGACTGATCAAGTGCAGAAGACACTTAGTACAAGCGTTATACTATATATTTCAAGCAACTCACGTACTGATTAGACATACaatttaaaacagaaaaaagctGTAAAGATGCAAGTACTACATAGAATTTAACATAGAAAAAAGCAATAGTGATATAAGTGATACCATTGGGTGAAATATGCACTTAGCCGGAGGACCACCTTTGTGGCAAAAGCCAAAAGGCAGCAAAGGTCACCTCTATAACACTAATATCTTTTTTGTCACTTCTGTATCTATTGACTGATCATTACTGGCAAATTAGCAAATGTATAATGATCAAGATTTTGTACATGTTATTAACCTACCTTGGATTCATTGTGCTAATAATTCCAGATTAGTTCATAGTTTTCTGTTAAACTTCTTAAAATGCTAAAGGCACGAGTCAGATTTTGCTCTGAAATTACTCTTCGCATGAGGAAATGCCAAGTTATCTAATCATCTAACCAAAAACCTAAGCCAGCAATCTTCTGAAATGAAAGTGCAGTGCAGTCATAGAGGTACCATCATTTTTTAATAGAATGCCAGGCCACCCTTAAAAAGATGAAAACTTCGGGGACCAGGGCAAGTGGAAGCAATGGGAGGGCATGCATTCAGCAGTTGATGAGGATATGTTAATAGATTTTATACGACAATGATTACTTTCTGATAAACCAACAAATGCAGCGCAcaccctttttttcttctttagaaTCCACCAATGCACTCTCCACACATCCTCACCGGAAATACCATTCTCTAAATGGAATTGGTCGGTTTTGCTAAGATTAAAAAAATGAGAGGTGCATAGCTGCATATACCGACCTTGAAAAAAGGTAGCTTCCACTAATAGTTTGTTACAGTTGCAATGTAGTATAAATCTGATTTCATTCAACTGATGGATTCTGCAACATTCTTAGCTAACATTAAAGGAGattcacagaaaaaaaaaaacagggggGAATTGACATTTCATCGAACAGGATTTGGGCAACAGAGCTTCAATGTGTTTACCACTTCGATTTTGGAACAACATATGCGCGCCTGAGGTATTTTCCAGCTTTCCCAATGTACAGCTCCGATCTTCTAATTTTACTCCCTGCCTGCCCTTCCAGATGTCTTAGCCGAGGGATTTAAAGTTGAGGCCCGTAAAGATGAAGATGGTTATTTGCGGAGATAGCTTGGATTCCTACCAGCATTTTGGATTGGCCGAGATAGACTGTATGCGGAGAGGTGAGAGAGATGAGAGgaagaaaattttcaccaagTCCTTTTGCCGGCAAAATGAAACTTCAGAGTACTTCACCAAGTGTTTTGGAGCCAAAATAAAACGATGTcgttttctgtgttttttcgatttttttttttggttcatctCACATTTTCCCGAGTGTCATGATAGGTAGCGTAAAGGCACATTATTATTTGTATatcatgataaaataaaaaaattatagtacATATTattaggggtgggcaaaaaatCCGATCCGATCCaaaacccgatgaacccgatccgatccgatccgaaaAATAGGATATCCGATCCGATTTTTCTTAACGGGGCAGATGCGGATCGGGTACCCGTAAAAACGGATACGGATACggatcaataaaataaaaacccgcgggtacccgacccgcagggtatattatataaatattaaaaaaataagggttcatcatatttttataatttttaatcctAAGTGTAAGTAAAGTGGTTCACAACTTCATATTCTAATTAATCTCATATGATCCGCCTCTCCTCATCTTGTCTTAAAAAAACGAATATTCTTGGTGAAACCTGAACtaaaatgaacaaaacaaagaaaaattagtaaaactctatcataaaaattgttcatccttttcatcctttttcatttttattctacTTCCATCGATCTTTCTTGcaaatttttcatcaattcaaTCAAAAATTTGTGTTTGGAGCTCCAATTTTCTATTAGCTAGATAATTAAAACATTTgtgtctttcatttatttatttgttttattgcaATTGTGTCTCTTAACTTTGTCTCCTTTATTTTAGtgcaagaaatttatttttctttttcatcacctttaatgcaataaggtctattccaaagatgtaagaaagttggtgaaaatttttcaagattATTTTGATTATACTTCAAAAATTATTAGCTCTGTTCAATTCTTTTCCGGACTTGATTCCACAATCGACTCATTTTGGATGCAGTCTTGTACCATAACATCCTTAAGGAAGTTGAAAAATTTGCCAAATACTTATTATCCTTGTGTTTGTTATGTTATAAAAGGATGAAATGCGTGAGAATGGTGATGTACtcaaaattatcatgaaatttcattttgtctATTAGATATTATAATTCTAATATGTACTAAATTTATGAGATCGGTttgattattggatgaaatgtgtgagaatGATGACGTATGGATTTTGATTATAATATCTCTACCAATGTTAATTAGAAaacatttttttattgaaaaatatgttgatattaaatgaaaaatattttttattggaatttttttttaggggcGGGTACCCTATGACCCGCACCTTTTTTTCGGGTACCTGAATAGCGGGTACCCGAAAATATTAGGAGCGGGTTAGGGTCGCAAAATGGCTGATCCGATATTTTAGGGTCGGGTCAACCAAAACGTATTAGgagcgggtacccgacccgtgcCCACCCCTACATATTATTGAGTTTATTAATAAGTGTC contains:
- the LOC113760068 gene encoding uncharacterized protein LOC113760068 gives rise to the protein MGVCVTKMEAYDHLKVVGFIKGYNNWIAHRELSNYNEATSNSENTSTGVSNGTNDMQDLVHDVFEIPHGTNELNREGDIPVSEAEKFYKLIDDSQQDLYRGCKNFSKLSFIIRLLHLKCLGKMSNKIFNMLVELLREAFPEAMTNLPSSYYEAEKLMNTLGLGYEKIDACPNDCSLYWGSAEKRTSCETCNELRWVASENDPTGEKRKIPQKVLWHFPLKPRLQRLFMSSKIASQMRWHEEKRTKDGCMRHPADSPAWQTFDHLHPEFAKDCRNVRLGLASDGFNPFNNMSSTHSTWPVVLIPYNLPPWMCMKQPYFMLSLLIPGPSSPGNNIDVYLQPLVKELTELWDFGIQTYDASQKENFQLHAALLWTISDFPGYAMLSGWSTKDSKHKFRKQAQFFDGTEEHGKRPPLQTGDMIVSELGDLQIKFGKLVKGNPKLPFNWKKRSIFFDLPYWKDNVLRHNLDFMHIEKNVCENIWGTLLDIEDKAKDHYNSRRDLREMGIRKELHPIETEPGKVYLPPSSFAMDKKQKTMFCNVLKKVKVPDGYAANVSRCVRVKPPRISGLKSHDNHILMQQLMPIALRKTLPKSVRYPLIRLSRYFRQLCSKVICPQDVVRLESEIAVILCDLEKCFPPTFFDVMVHLVVHLATKVKLGGPVYYRWMYRIERPEGSIAQGYLAEECINFCSLYLADYVETKFNRPSRNEEVHKEIEDGLDIFSESGHPLERGKPTVFDAHIMSKAHQYILFNCDAVTPYIEQHRRLIEEGHPQIPQHLKERLHSENFACWFAEHIDKLELPQNVSVLRELRFLAKGPDVVGIQHDRYVVNGFRFHTKEVEKKRKTQNSGVTVNATTSSFASIRDQNPVLSELVYFGVLKNMIELIYGGRRVVLFECDWISNGSRMKQDADGFTLVNFANVRPHVEPFILASQASQVFYVEDPTDKDWQVVISTTARAGYNMGTTMDVETYLQSDVGNPVVENENEEISWVRKNGLGIEVDLSQYNLI